The following coding sequences lie in one Dysgonomonas mossii genomic window:
- a CDS encoding fimbrial protein: MTRLYLIYISLLGLSLSFAGCDSLIYDDQKNPQSEPVVYLSVTKAQAEGLETLNADDVEYEDRVHDLAMLVFDSSSGTKVGEYFDENIPISEKDKSFIVQLNPGPGQRDFYFVANMPIAALKSITTRSAMESYMNTFRDLDTDLYLNATETKGFPMSRIYKNQTITQGGNIYSPLPFRPNGEDRVKLIRVLARLEVKIDGSTTNLGVKSIYYKNAYRQFSLQSPLTPIVPIYYEDKPLKKVDNSFIYYMPEALMSAPSWSASSHKPVNYFVIETLNGTLYEIPIITYDGTIAESDYLSFATGNQTEKPDYNIYRNHHYFFSIKKLQTIEIIYSIDPWKIKQSATYMGYGYNVGIDEDGKITISNTIEACAPHDIVLKTVAPFKFSDNTTEKSFNNFDPTASVGYTLSTIPSVGDGSYLQVYYNDALVKTFSK; the protein is encoded by the coding sequence ATGACAAGATTATACTTAATATATATATCGCTTTTAGGACTTTCATTATCATTTGCAGGTTGTGATTCTCTAATTTATGATGATCAAAAGAACCCGCAATCCGAGCCGGTAGTTTATCTCTCGGTAACTAAAGCCCAGGCAGAAGGATTAGAGACTTTGAATGCAGATGATGTAGAGTATGAAGACCGGGTTCATGACTTGGCTATGCTGGTCTTCGATTCATCTAGCGGTACAAAGGTGGGTGAATACTTTGATGAAAATATTCCTATTTCAGAAAAAGACAAGTCTTTTATTGTACAACTGAATCCGGGGCCCGGTCAACGTGATTTTTATTTTGTAGCTAATATGCCCATAGCAGCCTTAAAAAGCATAACCACGCGGTCTGCTATGGAATCATATATGAATACCTTTAGAGATTTAGACACAGACTTATATCTAAATGCTACTGAAACAAAAGGGTTCCCAATGTCTCGAATATACAAGAATCAGACCATTACTCAAGGCGGAAATATTTACTCACCCCTACCCTTTCGTCCTAATGGCGAAGACAGAGTAAAACTTATTCGAGTACTAGCAAGACTAGAGGTAAAAATAGACGGTTCTACAACTAATTTGGGCGTAAAAAGCATATATTATAAAAATGCTTACCGACAATTTAGTCTACAATCTCCGTTAACACCAATCGTACCGATTTATTACGAAGATAAACCTTTAAAAAAGGTAGATAATTCGTTTATATATTACATGCCGGAGGCTCTGATGTCAGCTCCTAGCTGGTCTGCAAGTTCTCATAAGCCTGTCAATTACTTTGTTATTGAAACATTGAACGGTACGTTATACGAAATTCCGATCATAACATATGACGGTACCATAGCTGAGAGCGATTATTTGTCTTTTGCCACAGGAAATCAAACAGAAAAACCAGATTATAATATTTACCGTAATCATCATTATTTTTTTAGTATAAAAAAATTACAAACAATCGAGATCATTTATAGTATAGATCCATGGAAGATCAAGCAGAGCGCAACTTATATGGGATATGGCTACAATGTAGGAATTGATGAGGACGGAAAAATAACAATAAGCAATACAATAGAAGCTTGTGCTCCGCATGACATTGTGCTGAAGACAGTCGCACCATTCAAATTTTCTGATAATACGACCGAAAAATCGTTTAATAATTTTGATCCTACTGCATCTGTAGGATATACCCTAAGCACTATTCCTAGCGTGGGAGATGGATCATACCTTCAGGTGTATTACAACGATGCATTGGTAAAAACTTTTAGCAAATAA